One Candidatus Methanoperedens sp. genomic window, GTTGGTTTTCTCTGCTTATACCGCAAGAATAATAAGACGATACAGCAGTATTTATTTTTCATGTTTATCTATGAACCAGCAGGTTCATGATTAGTTTCACTCCAATAGCCCTCATCGCCATTTCTTGTAATCAGTTGGTATCTTTTTGGGTCTGGTATAGATTCTATTGTATAGACCGATGAACCATCTTCATTTTTTTTAGTTTCAACTATTTTTGTTTTACAATATATCCTAATATGATTTGTTTTTTCAACCATTGCTTCAATATATATTGTTGAGGTAGCAAAAACGTTTCCCTCATTCCCTTCAGTAAGTAACTACCGATACTTATCCCTCCCAGAACCTCTTCGTCTTCGCATAATTCCTCTCTGCGATTAGAATGTCCCTGTAGAACTCCTCCTCATCCTCCCTCAGCTTCCTGATAACCCTCGAAGCAGTCTCAGGCCCGACACCCCTTGAGGCCAGCGCAATCGCCGCAGTTTTCCCATGCGAGAGAACAAGGTTGGCGTTCTTAAAAACTCGCGCAGTTCTTTTTTTCTCCTCTTTTGATTTGTCCGTCTCCTTCTTTTTCGCGATCTTTATTTCCTCTTCTTCCCAAGGCTTAAGCGCAGCTATCATCCTGCTTCCGCAAAGCGGACATTCCGGGCGCTCCGGTACGTTTTTCACAACCCTTGTCGAGCGCCATTTCTTGCAATTGATGCAAAAAAGTATGACCCTGTCTTCCATTATCCTGCTTTTTAAGGCCATGATTATGGAACTGTCAGCCCTCTCAGGCGCCATCAATTCCCGCCCTCCCATGAAACCCGCCTCTCCGATCGGGCTTACAGGCTGGATAACAAGCCTCAGGCTACCGCCCTGTAACCTTTTCAGGACATCTATGGAACGGGCGATATCAAGCTTATCATGGAATATTTCACGGACTGCTTCATCATACATCGGTGTGCGCTCAAATACATCGAGCAGCTTTTTCATGCTGATACGCTCGTAATCCACATCCCTGCTGATAGCCCCGAATTTGCGGGCAACATGCACCATTTTCCATTTAAGTAGCATCGAATTCTTAAGCGTTATCTCTATGATGGGCTCAATGTGGTCAGGATTTATTGTAAAGAGTAACTCCCTGATCTTTTCGGCATTGAACAATTTAGGAAGTTCAAGTTTTACCCTGTATGGGTCTATCTCCATCGCAACACTTGCCCCGAACCTCGCAGTAAGAAGCGATGTAATGACGCGGCCCAGGGTTTCATTTACCTTGTGCCCGCCGCACATATTTATGATAATCGACGTTCCTTCCTGTTCGATAACAACGATATCATCAGAAGGCACTGTAAAACCATTCCTGATTTGCTTCTTTACCAGTTCCAGGATCTCATTTGCTGCCTCGTGATCGGCCGGGTAATCTTTCCTGTAATCCTCGATTATTTCCCGGTCGGCAACTTTTCTCTTGATTTTTTCCATTATCCGCTTTCTTATTGCTCCCACTTCCCGGGAAACAGCGTAAGGAACGGGTATCTCCTCCCCGACCCAGTTAGGTACATCAGCGCCAGGGTCGCTTATCGGTTCAACCTTGATCATGCTTTTTTCACTGATAATCTCAATAATGCGCCACATTTCACCTTTGGTGATAAATACGGCCCCGGCTTCAGCAAAATCAACAACGAACGCCTCATCAAGCGCACCCACGATCCTTCCGCTTACGATGTCAAAGATCTCAAAGCGCCTTTCATCCGGGATCATGGAGAGATTTTCGTAATAATACTGCCAGCTTTTCATTCTCTTGCCGACCATATTGTTCTCAAATCGAACAAGGCGGGTATCATCTATCTGTTTTACAACTGCCCTTAAAAGTTCGATCTTAAGTGTTCTAAAAGGATATGCCCTTGTAACAATTGAAAAAATACTATCAACCGATATCTTCCCGAAATCAAGCACAAGGCCGCATATCTGGTTTGCAAGTGTGTCAGTACTGTTCTCATGTATGTTGATTATTTCTATCTCGCCGGATTTTGCCCTGCGCGTGATTGCAGAAGATTCTGCGGCATCATCTGCGCCTGTTGTTATTATTGTCCCGCTTGACTTCTCGCCAACCCAGTGCCCCGCTCTTCCCACTCTCTGAATCAGGCGTGTAACCTCGCGCGGCGACATATATTGGATAACATTGTCAACATCGCCGATATCAATACCAAGTTCCATAGAGGATGTGCAGATAAGCCCCCGGAGGCTGCCATTCTTAAAATTAGTCTCAGCCTCGATGCGCGTCTCTTTTGATAAAGAGCCGTGATGCACACCG contains:
- a CDS encoding DEAD/DEAH box helicase, with product MNVFGLLDPRIQGALAKQGFISPTEPQVQTIPSVMAGEHVLLIAPTGSGKTESVVLPVFHRIMQKKAEEKTEKKRGISVIYITPLRALNRDMLTRLEWWGKELGLKVAVRHGDTTTYERQKQSLEPPDFLVTTPETLQILLTGKRLRNNLKTVTHVIVDEVHELASSKRGAQLSIALERLVEVAGEFQRLGLSATVGKPDQIAHFLAGTNRIARIVEVSLLKRLEFNVVCPKPIKEDHVSSRKLMCTPEMASHLRIISGIVEKHKSTLIFVNTRESAEMLGSRFKMLGQLIGVHHGSLSKETRIEAETNFKNGSLRGLICTSSMELGIDIGDVDNVIQYMSPREVTRLIQRVGRAGHWVGEKSSGTIITTGADDAAESSAITRRAKSGEIEIINIHENSTDTLANQICGLVLDFGKISVDSIFSIVTRAYPFRTLKIELLRAVVKQIDDTRLVRFENNMVGKRMKSWQYYYENLSMIPDERRFEIFDIVSGRIVGALDEAFVVDFAEAGAVFITKGEMWRIIEIISEKSMIKVEPISDPGADVPNWVGEEIPVPYAVSREVGAIRKRIMEKIKRKVADREIIEDYRKDYPADHEAANEILELVKKQIRNGFTVPSDDIVVIEQEGTSIIINMCGGHKVNETLGRVITSLLTARFGASVAMEIDPYRVKLELPKLFNAEKIRELLFTINPDHIEPIIEITLKNSMLLKWKMVHVARKFGAISRDVDYERISMKKLLDVFERTPMYDEAVREIFHDKLDIARSIDVLKRLQGGSLRLVIQPVSPIGEAGFMGGRELMAPERADSSIIMALKSRIMEDRVILFCINCKKWRSTRVVKNVPERPECPLCGSRMIAALKPWEEEEIKIAKKKETDKSKEEKKRTARVFKNANLVLSHGKTAAIALASRGVGPETASRVIRKLREDEEEFYRDILIAERNYAKTKRFWEG